The following are encoded together in the Salvelinus alpinus chromosome 37, SLU_Salpinus.1, whole genome shotgun sequence genome:
- the LOC139565761 gene encoding leucine-rich repeat neuronal protein 3-like, which produces MKDVSFVDRFFVGLAMTAFVLASEERVDCPQLCVCEIRPWFSPSSVYMEAPIVDCNDLGLFTLPGRLPTDTHVLLLQTNNIAKIEKPLDYLANITEIDLSQNNLSSMSDIHLGRLPQLLSLHMEENWIRQLPDSCLAELANLQELYMNHNLISSISPTAFQGLHNLLRLHLNSNKLQTISSEWFDTMPNLEILMIGENPITSVQDMNFKPLRNLRSLVLTRMNLSQLPDGALSGLDNLESISFYDNTFPEVPHAALRNVKNLKFLDLNKNPIGRIQRGDFADMLHLKELGINSMPELVSIDSFALNNLPELTKIEATNNPKLSYIHPNAFYKLPRLETLMLNGNALSALHRITVESLPNLREVSMHSNPIRCDCVVRWMNMNKTNIRFMEPDSLFCVEPPEYEGQHVRQVHFREMTEICLPLISPESMPGHVSVDNGSSVSLHCRAFAEPEPDIYWITPSGTRVLPNTVSDKYYMHPEGTFDIYDVTENEAGLYTCVAHNLVGADLKSVSVEVDGYFPRPANGSLDVNIKSVQTNSVLVAWKAAHGGLAPNIKWYMASDPNNPTMAFSARVPSDVKVYNLTHLTPATQYKVCVDIRSILYKHDTKCVNVTTKGLELAAKDTEKWHTAVIAVFGVLLAVISVACLLIYVSLRNHHLCGDLRKCRSKVSLTPVAGLHSPFTRLWVSGNGLPTAVEVKPTVINVSDNAF; this is translated from the coding sequence ATGAAGGACGTGTCATTTGTGGATCGTTTCTTCGTGGGCCTTGCCATGACTGCCTTTGTTCTGGCCTCTGAGGAGAGAGTCGATTGCCCTcagctatgtgtgtgtgagatcagACCCTGGTTCTCTCCCAGCTCTGTCTACATGGAGGCCCCAATTGTTGACTGTAATGACTTGGGACTTTTCACTCTGCCTGGGAGATTACCAACGGACACACACGTGCTATTGCTGCAGACCAACAACATTGCAAAGATTGAGAAACCTTTGGATTACCTGGCCAACATCACAGAGATTGACTTGTCGCAAAACAACTTATCTTCAATGAGTGACATCCACCTCGGGCGGCTGCCTCAGCTGCTGTCCTTACACATGGAGGAGAACTGGATACGCCAGCTCCCAGATAGCTGCCTGGCAGAGCTGGCCAACCTTCAGGAGCTTTACATGAACCACAATCTGATCTCATCCATCTCCCCCACAGCGTTCCAGGGCCTCCACAATCTCCTCCGGCTCCACCTCAACTCCAACAAGCTGCAGACGATCAGTAGTGAGTGGTTCGACACCATGCCCAATCTGGAAATACTCATGATTGGGGAGAATCCGATCACCTCCGTTCAAGACATGAACTTCAAGCCCCTTCGTAATCTCAGGAGTCTAGTTCTGACCAGGATGAACCTATCGCAGTTACCCGACGGCGCTCTATCTGGCCTCGACAACTTGGAGAGCATCTCGTTCTACGACAACACCTTCCCCGAAGTTCCCCACGCAGCTCTGCGGAACGTAAAGAACCTCAAGTTTCTGGATCTTAACAAGAATCCCATCGGGAGGATACAGAGGGGAGATTTCGCGGACATGCTCCACCTCAAAGAGCTGGGCATTAACAGCATGCCGGAACTGGTCTCTATCGACAGCTTTGCCCTCAACAACCTCCCCGAACTGACTAAGATCGAGGCCACCAACAACCCCAAGCTCTCCTACATCCACCCCAATGCTTTCTACAAACTGCCCAGGCTGGAGACGTTGATGCTGAATGGGAACGCGCTTAGCGCCCTACACAGGATTACTGTGGAGTCCCTCCCCAACCTGCGGGAGGTGAGCATGCACAGCAACCCCATCCGCTGCGACTGTGTGGTCCGCTGGATGAACATGAACAAGACCAACATACGCTTCATGGAACCGGATTCTCTCTTCTGTGTGGAGCCTCCCGAGTACGAGGGCCAGCATGTGCGGCAGGTCCACTTCAGGGAGATGACAGAGATCTGTCTGCCTCTCATCTCCCCTGAAAGCATGCCAGGGCACGTTAGCGTTGACAACGGGAGTTCTGTGTCGCTCCACTGCCGGGCCTTTGCCGAACCTGAACCGGACATCTACTGGATCACGCCTTCCGGTACCAGGGTCCTGCCCAATACCGTTTCAGATAAGTACTACATGCACCCAGAGGGAACATTTGACATCTACGACGTAACAGAGAACGAGGCTGGGCTGTACACCTGCGTTGCCCACAATCTAGTCGGTGCAGACCTGAAGTCAGTCTCTGTGGAGGTGGATGGATACTTCCCTCGACCTGCCAACGGCTCTTTGGACGTCAACATCAAATCAGTGCAGACCAACTCGGTCCTGGTGGCCTGGAAAGCCGCCCATGGCGGTCTGGCTCCTAACATAAAGTGGTACATGGCTTCCGACCCCAACAACCCGACCATGGCGTTCTCAGCACGCGTACCGTCTGATGTGAAAGTGTACAATCTCACACATCTGACTCCCGCCACCCAGTACAAGGTGTGTGTGGACATCCGCAGCATCCTCTACAAACACGACACCAAATGTGTCAATGTCACCACAAAGGGATTAGAGCTGGCGGCCAAGGACACTGAAAAGTGGCACACGGCAGTAATTGCTGTCTTTGGTGTGCTTCTCGCTGTGATTTCAGTGGCCTGTCTGCTTATTTATGTGTCTCTGAGGAACCACCACCTTTGTGGGGATTTAAGGAAATGCCGCTCCAAAGTGTCCCTGACGCCGGTGGCTGGCCTGCACTCTCCTTTTACGAGGCTGTGGGTCTCAGGGAACGGACTGCCAACTGCAGTGGAAGTGAAACCCACAGTCATAAATGTATCTGACAATGCCTTTTAA